Proteins encoded together in one Impatiens glandulifera chromosome 1, dImpGla2.1, whole genome shotgun sequence window:
- the LOC124940690 gene encoding cation/H(+) antiporter 15-like: MLVTSSTIVDPTWCPDSGATDHITSDLNNLHVHAPYTDNHGILHRLSCPHTSEQNGIAERKIRHITEIGLTLLAHASMPLHYWSEAFETATYLINRLPTPTLHQRSPFETIFHSSPDYAHLIKTGIITSSSVLGRLIGHDFFEGKFTPEEKLILTSLEYLSFSFYMFLFAVKTDLNVVRSAGTLTWFIGIACSIVPLAFTVLMAFLFSNNKEEKGKRILLVLLSVALSSTSFQAISSLLKDLKLLNSEIGRIALSASLLSNAICWIIRDISNFFLFTTSFHSSYLTPYLFKSQLSRVIVVVIVVFVLRPLMIWMTKKLSEDNATLKESIFFGIVVMFLVIMYVSDILGMTSLYGALFIGLAVPTGPPLGTGVVEKLELFVTTVLLPAFLMEVGRDIDFSSITLLHSLEVSSFVFVAFWGKFLTVYGFSRYWRMPNKDALTLAETLSSRGLFDIMIYRLLMKATIINVEAYSIITLFAMMNAAIQTPLISYFYDPSKRYVNYRRRTIQHFGHTGETQILGCLHDEDQILSIANVFIRFHPTLERPLRVFIMDLMDLRGRSHPVLIDHQFHKAYNESSLQQTQTSRIINAFVQLEIYYQGVIKNHYYTSITPYASMHDDICSLALEKGIMLLIIPFQRSDSIALRDMKKNVLDKAPCSVGLIVDKKIISHWNDNITQGRDQMSHGVCVIFTRGPDSREALSLGMRMARDITVKLTVIRMLVEEDHVTENSVEDNLDIKLLQDLADLHKVISERVEYNEVVSRDANETMRVFIALEDSYDLILVGRRMDDRSPLVAGLGDWNYFEELGVIGDMLVSSDMKSTASILVLQQQTIAQDHILH, from the exons ATGTTAGTTACATCGTCTACTATTGTAGATCCCACTTGGTGTCCAGATTCAGGTGCTACCGACCATATTACTTCCGATCTTAATAATCTACATGTACATGCTCCTTATACAG ATAATCATGGTATTTTACATCGTTTATCTTGCCCACATACTAGTGAGCAAAATGGCATTGCTGAACGAAAAATTCGTCATATTACGGAAATTGGTCTCACTTTATTGGCTCATGCATCTATGCCACTACATTATTGGAGTGAAGCTTTTGAAACAGCCACATATCTTATCAATCGTCTTCCTACTCCGACATTACATCAACGTTCACCATTCGAGACTATATTTCACTCTTCTCCTGATTATG CTCATCTCATAAAG ACGGGAATAATCACAAGTTCATCTGTTCTAGGCCGCCTCATCGGACATGATTTCTTTGAAGGAAAGTTTACACCTGAAGAGAAACTAATCCTAACCTCCCTCGAATATTTGAGCTTTTCCTTCTACATGTTCTTATTCGCCGTAAAGACAGATCTTAACGTTGTTAGGAGTGCTGGAACATTAACATGGTTTATAGGTATAGCATGTTCAATTGTTCCATTAGCATTCACAGTATTAATGGCATTCCTGTTTTCGAATAATAAGGAGGAAAAGGGTAAAAGGATCTTGTTGGTTTTATTATCTGTAGCTTTGTCATCAACGTCGTTCCAAGCTATATCTTCTCTTCTTAAAGATCTCAAACTACTTAATTCCGAGATAGGACGTATCGCATTGTCGGCTTCCTTGTTAAGTAATGCTATTTGTTGGATAATCAGAGACATTAGTAATTTCTTCTTGTTTACaacatcttttcattcttcatacCTTACACCGTACTTATTCAAATCACAATTGTCGAGAGTTATTGTGGTTGTCATCGTAGTTTTTGTTCTCCGACCATTAATGATTTGGATGACAAAGAAGTTGTCCGAGGATAATGCTACGTTGAAGGAATCAATATTCTTCGGAATTGTTGTAATGTTTCTTGTGATTATGTATGTTTCGGATATTTTGGGTATGACCAGTTTGTATGGTGCTTTGTTTATCGGTTTGGCTGTCCCAACCGGTCCGCCTCTTGGGACCGGGGTGGTTGAGAAGCTTGAGCTATTTGTCACGACAGTTCTTTTACCGGCGTTTCTTATGGAAGTTGGTAGGGATATCGACTTTTCCTCGATAACGTTGCTACATTCTCTCGAAGTATCCTCCTTTGTTTTTGTAGCTTTTTGGGGGAAGTTTTTAACTGTTTATGGCTTTTCTCGTTATTGGAGGATGCCTAATAAGGATGCTCTTACTCTTGCTGAAACCTTAAGCTCACGAGGGTTGTTTGACATTATGATCTACCGACTACTTATGAAAGCCACT ATAATCAACGTTGAAGCTTACAGCATCATTACTTTGTTTGCGATGATGAATGCAGCCATTCAAACCCCACTAATCAGTTACTTCTACGATCCTTCAAAAAGATATGTTAACTATAGAAGAAGAACAATCCAACATTTTGGACACACAGGTGAAACTCAAATTCTCGGTTGCCTCCACGACGAAGATCAAATCCTCAGTATAGCAAATGTTTTCATACGTTTTCATCCAACCTTAGAAAGACCCTTAAGAGTATTCATAATGGATCTCATGGATCTTAGAGGACGATCTCATCCCGTCCTCATCGACCACCAATTCCACAAGGCATATAACGAATCTTCGCTTCAACAAACACAAACCTCTCGAATCATCAACGCCTTCGTCCAGTTAGAGATTTACTACCAAGGAGTTATCAAGAACCATTATTACACCTCGATCACTCCTTATGCATCAATGCACGACGATATATGTTCTTTGGCACTCGAAAAGGGTATAATGCTTCTCATCATCCCATTCCAAAGGTCCGATAGCATCGCCTTAAGAGACATGAAGAAGAATGTACTCGACAAGGCACCTTGTTCGGTCGGTCTCATCGTCGATAAAAAGATTATCTCACATTGGAACGATAACATTACACAAGGGCGTGATCAAATGAGTCATGGCGTGTGTGTTATCTTCACTAGAGGACCAGATTCTAGAGAAGCACTTTCTTTAGGCATGCGAATGGCTAGGGACATCACAGTCAAGCTAACCGTCATTCGGATGCTGGTAGAAGAGGATCACGTAACCGAAAACTCAGTTGAAGATAATCTTGACATCAAATTGCTACAAGATCTTGCTGATCTTCATAAGGTGATTTCTGAACGAGTCGAGTATAACGAAGTTGTGAGTAGGGACGCGAATGAGACAATGAGGGTGTTCATTGCTCTCGAAGACAGTTACGATTTAATATTAGTCGGAAGAAGAATGGATGACAGGTCTCCACTGGTGGCAGGACTTGGCGATTGGAATTATTTTGAGGAGCTAGGAGTGATCGGTGACATGCTTGTTTCTTCCGACATGAAGAGCACGGCATCGATCTTGGTGTTGCAACAACAAACAATTGCTCAAGATCACATACTACACTAA
- the LOC124940709 gene encoding homeobox-leucine zipper protein ROC1-like, whose translation MSQTHWKSFFSAIVSKASCLEILSSGSPENYNGALQVIYIETHAQTPFVPIRDNMLARYCKQVGEKKWAVVDVSLDIFRAIHLVKSRKRPSGCIIEDVADGFTKVTWIEHVEAEEVPGVHPIYRALVSSGLAFGAKRWVGILQSQTDRLVSVMSNTTLPFSDITVESRRSHTRLSERMVRIFNKGVSVATGHPWSIIPHSAPNQIRVLMIRNTDNIRGHPVGVILAATYSFWLNAMPITVFQYLQKQQSRSQWDFLTSSFQPIQEISRIVIGRDSASSISVLRLNADVLVLQEENWDPMAAYIVYAPVDSTTVNLTLVGGDSDDYVTMLPTGFVISPDGLGNGSDGGGGSLVTLSLQILVDSNPNVVVQPPSVDHLTTLLNNTVNKLKIALMNQEDDLFFT comes from the exons ATGAGTCAG ACTCATTGGAAGAGCTTCTTCAGTGCCATTGTGTCAAAAGCGTCGTGTTTGGAAATCTTGTCAAGTGGGTCTCCAGAAAATTATAACGGTGCATTGCAAGTG ATCTATATAGAGACGCATGCGCAGACTCCTTTTGTTCCGATCCGTGACAACATGTTGGCAAGGTACTGCAAGCAAGTGGGTGAAAAGAAGTGGGCAGTGGTGGACGTTTCTCTGGACATATTCCGGGCAATCCATCTAGTGAAGTCGAGGAAAAGGCCTTCCGGGTGCATAATTGAAGATGTGGCCGATGGATTCACAAAGGTGACTTGGATAGAGCACGTTGAAGCAGAAGAAGTGCCTGGTGTTCATCCAATCTACAGGGCTCTGGTCAGTTCGGGCCTGGCTTTTGGGGCCAAACGTTGGGTTGGTATTCTCCAGAGCCAAACCGATCGTCTGGTCAGTGTCATGTCCAACACTACCCTGCCCTTTTCTGACATAACGGTGGAAAGTAGGAGGAGCCATACTCGGTTGTCTGAGAGGATGGTAAGGATCTTTAATAAGGGAGTGAGTGTGGCTACAGGGCATCCTTGGAGTATAATTCCACACAGTGCCCCAAATCAAATTAGAGTTCTCATGATCAGGAACACAGATAATATTCGCGGTCATCCCGTAGGGGTAATCCTTGCCGCTACATATTCCTTTTGGCTCAATGCCATGCCCATCACTGTCTTTCAATATCTCCAAAAGCAACAATCAAGGAGTCAG tGGGATTTTCTTACATCTTCTTTTcaaccaattcaagaaatctCCCGTATTGTGATTGGCCGAGATTCTGCTAGCAGTATATCTGTGCTACGACTTAAT GCTGATGTTCTGGTCCTGCAAGAGGAAAATTGGGATCCAATGGCAGCGTACATTGTATATGCCCCGGTTGACAGCACGACGGTGAACCTGACTTTGGTCGGAGGGGATTCCGACGACTACGTGACAATGCTTCCTACCGGTTTTGTGATAAGTCCTGACGGTCTGGGCAATGGAAGTGATGGGGGCGGCGGATCATTGGTAACTTTATCCTTGCAGATTTTGGTTGATTCTAATCCCAATGTTGTGGTTCAACCGCCATCTGTCGACCATCTTACTACTTTGCTCAACAACACCGTCAATAAACTCAAGATTGCCTTAATGAACCAGGAAGATGATCTTTTCTTTACCTAG